One Luteolibacter arcticus DNA segment encodes these proteins:
- a CDS encoding FAD:protein FMN transferase, whose protein sequence is MTDSSQASRRVLIPRDLPADALRGAGSGFPVCTLAGKTMGTYWSACLQLPRGLNLEWVEAALTSSFGLVIRQMSHWDEASELCRFNRAEAGTWHELSPEFFLVLSRAVEIARASDGLLDPTLGEIVDLHGFGPSGSSHPEQVPSARERAGWRKLKLDLKGRALQPGGLRLDLSSIAKGYAVDLAAERLSTLGVEHFLIEIGGELRGHGCKPDGEPWWVSLARSSDDLPETVAALCGLSVATSGDAFRRHLIDPRTALSSDGALAAVSVFAKQCMDADAWATALFIAGPEEGMKLAEQQGLSALFTLRAGEGHSECWSAALAAMLE, encoded by the coding sequence GTGACCGATTCTTCCCAAGCGTCGCGACGGGTGCTGATCCCGCGCGACCTTCCCGCTGACGCACTCCGCGGGGCCGGCAGCGGCTTTCCGGTGTGCACACTGGCGGGAAAGACGATGGGCACTTACTGGAGTGCCTGCCTGCAACTTCCGCGCGGTCTCAACCTCGAATGGGTGGAGGCCGCGTTGACTTCTTCCTTCGGGCTCGTCATCCGCCAGATGAGCCATTGGGACGAGGCTTCGGAGCTTTGCCGTTTCAACCGCGCGGAAGCGGGCACATGGCATGAGTTGTCGCCGGAGTTCTTCCTGGTTCTTTCGCGTGCGGTCGAGATTGCCCGGGCGTCCGACGGTCTGTTAGATCCTACGCTTGGCGAGATCGTCGATCTTCATGGTTTCGGTCCGTCGGGTTCGAGTCATCCCGAGCAGGTTCCCTCAGCTCGCGAGCGAGCCGGGTGGCGAAAGCTCAAGCTGGATTTGAAGGGCCGTGCCCTTCAGCCGGGTGGCTTGCGACTCGACTTGTCGTCGATTGCGAAAGGCTACGCGGTGGATCTCGCCGCGGAGCGTCTCTCGACGCTGGGAGTGGAGCATTTCCTCATCGAGATCGGCGGTGAACTCCGTGGCCATGGTTGTAAGCCCGATGGCGAACCGTGGTGGGTTTCGCTCGCGCGATCTTCGGACGATCTGCCTGAGACGGTCGCCGCTCTTTGTGGTCTCTCGGTGGCTACTTCGGGGGATGCGTTTCGCCGTCATTTGATCGACCCCCGCACCGCGTTGTCCTCGGACGGTGCGTTGGCGGCGGTCAGTGTCTTCGCCAAGCAGTGCATGGATGCCGACGCTTGGGCGACCGCGCTTTTCATCGCCGGTCCCGAGGAGGGAATGAAGCTCGCGGAGCAGCAGGGCCTGTCGGCGCTCTTCACGCTGCGGGCTGGTGAGGGCCATTCGGAGTGTTGGTCTGCGGCGCTGGCTGCGATGCTGGAGTAG